In Ctenopharyngodon idella isolate HZGC_01 chromosome 2, HZGC01, whole genome shotgun sequence, the following are encoded in one genomic region:
- the eif4g1a gene encoding eukaryotic translation initiation factor 4 gamma 1a isoform X2, with amino-acid sequence MNKPPQPITGPPAVPHPAQSPGLTQGAYPPGQPPSVVFPGPSPQMNTAPQPRQFAPGPRALHQQGGFRSLQPYYANRPNMQGSAPRVPPSNTPRSVAPTHVYQPTSQVMMIPQQQLPFANSQGHTFFLHGQYRPPYMPPTQQYSVSSGTAGFYAGSSPAEYDPSLAGRERRGGGGRGAGRENGRLSLHGAPLTSQRYPAAAYYPATQQYPASVPATPVMMNPAQQQPAPPPQQAPPQQSAPVKPRERKQIRIRDPNQGGRDITEEIMSGGRTTSTPTPPQTVGLEAGGPVQTNGESVPSVAVRADDQGKSLAPPAAVSTPPPSKTPEQAPAAPSAADSKPVSEVRPVSPLSKIPIPPAEEPALSPALPPSPSPSPSPSPPPANNPQPSEPQTSDSVDAPVLPDAPVQQKEPVDTSPLEEPTFTGVAKEEPEVAKEKELEPVAETEAVSDSSPAAITSIPVETSPAVANDGDDASGDPIPVTTATPVPEPVIDEPKEQPLLNGLPQDSAEAPDVKPESSTNPVAEQAVPQVQQSCLTAVKAPVEETEKEKVEEMPAPVAVCPVEETTMQAAVTTVPKKKKKIKDLNNKGFGDVLDAFKEPEEKKPAPEPEVAQKEPSPAPTPTPPAEELEETWEEKEDKLDTENIEPDASKPVEQKYQYKEEQWKPINPEEKKRYDREFLLGFQFISASMHKPEGLPHISDVVLDKANKTPLRPLDPRSLMNCGPDFTPSYANLGRQSSGGGGRGPHSSQSARRPQPGRGKDQINRNPKIITSVSIKDNVELNQAENAWTPSVKKQARSRGVEEEEDDAEAAKTQELFRRVRSVLNKLTPQMFQQLMKQVTELSIDTEERLKGVIDLIFEKAISEPNFSVAYANMCRCLMGLKVPTSDKPGVTVNFRKLLLNRCQKEFEKDKDDDVIFEQKQKELDASTEEEERQRLNEELVEAKDKARRRSLGNIKFIGELFKLKMLTEPIMHDCIVKLLKNHDEESLECLCRLLSTIGKDLDFEKAKPRMDQYFHQMEKIIKERKTSSRIRFMLQDVLDLRKNNWVPRRGDLGPKTIDQIHKEAELEEHREQIKVQQQLLSKKDSSQGRGGRGGPHSSGGRGSQTQDEGWNIVPISTKNRPIDTSRLSKITKPGDFSNQLLAPGGKGSWGSWGKGSSGGTGAKSTGEQDQGRPATSTLNRFSALQQSGQSSSSSSSLDSDRRVPQRNSSSRDRGDRDRNDRDRDRNDRDRDRFDRFDSRREDRDRGLDRPRQAITKRSFSRENEERRGGDSRGPPDSVRRVSSMTENRDRGSRERDRSKDTVKPVSAPVPPPPAPAKPAMSEEELDKKSKSIIEEYLHINDMKEAVQCVQELNSASLLFVFVRNGVESTLERSTIAREHVGLLFQKLVSARILLPEQYYKGLQEILEIADDMAIDIPHIWLYLAEIITPMLQEGGIPMGQLFSEVSKPLLPMGKAAILLVDILNLLCKGLSHKKAGAMWLEAGLRWKDFLPEDEDVNKFVTEQKMEFTLGEESEKPSKKELTAEELSKHLDRLLQEKANNQRIYDWVEANLDEQKMSSNQFVRALMTSVCQSAVICENPYKVDVEQINQRAKLLQKYLSDEMKELQALYALQALMVQMEQPANLLRMFFDALYDEDVIKEEAFYKWESSKDPAEQLGKGVALKSVTAFFTWLREAESESDNS; translated from the exons ATCCCTCTCTGGCAGGGAGGGAGAGGCGGGGGGGTGGGGGGAGAGGTGCGGGCAGAGAGAACGGACGTCTCTCGCTGCACGGAGCTCCTCTCACCTCCCAGCGCTATCCTG CGGCTGCCTATTACCCTGCGACACAGCAGTACCCAGCGTCAGTCCCCGCCACGCCTGTCATGATGAATCCCGCTCAGCAGCAACCGGCTCCGCCTCCACAGCAAGCTCCGCCTCAGCAGTCGGCACCAGTCAAACCGAGAGAGCGCAAACAG ATCAGAATACGTGACCCCAACCAGGGAGGACGTGACATCACAGAGGAGATTATGTCTGGAGGGAGAACGACCTCCACACCCACTCCTCCGCAG ACTGTTGGTCTAGAGGCGGGAGGTCCTGTCCAGACCAATGGTGAAAGTGTTCCGTCTGTTGCTGTTAGAGCTG ATGATCAAGGAAAGTCCTTGGCTCCTCCTGCAGCTGTGTCCACCCCTCCTCCATCAAAGACACCAGAGCAAGCCCCCGCTGCACCTTCAGCCGCCGACTCTAAACCTGTGTCGGAGGTCAGACCTGTTTCACCTTTGAGCAAGATTCCCATTCCTCCAGCAGAGGAACCTGCGCTATCCCCCGCACTCCCACCTTCTCCTTCTCCTTCTccttctccttctcctcctcccgCAAACAATCCCCAACCTTCAGAGCCTCAAACTAGCGACAGTGTGGATGCTCCAGTGCTCCCTGATGCCCCTGTCCAACAGAAGGAGCCCGTGGACACTTCCCCTCTTGAGGAGCCAACTTTTACTGGGGTTGCAAAAGAGGAGCCCGAGGTAGCCAAGGAGAAAGAGTTAGAACCTGTAGCTGAAACAGAGGCCGTATCTGACTCTAGCCCGGCTGCCATCACCTCCATCCCCGTGGAGACTTCTCCTGCTGTAGCTAATGACGGTGATGATGCTTCTGGGGACCCCATCCCTGTAACCACGGCAACACCCGTTCCAGAACCGGTCATTGATGAGCCAAAGGAACAGCCTTTGCTTAACGGTTTGCCTCAGGATTCTGCAGAGGCTCCAGATGTGAAGCCAGAGAGCTCCACTAATCCAGTTGCTGAACAAGCAGTTCCTCAGGTCCAGCAGAGCTGCCTTACGGCTGTGAAAGCACCTGTGGAGGAAACAGAAAAGGAGAAAGTAGAGGAGATGCCCGCCCCTGTAGCAGTCTGCCCTGTTGAGGAAACGACTATGCAAG CTGCCGTGACAACAGTgccaaagaagaaaaagaagatcAAGGATCTGAATAACAAAGGTTTTGGAGATGTCCTAGATGCCTTCAAAGAG CCAGAGGAGAAAAAGCCTGCTCCTGAGCCAGAGGTTGCTCAGAAAGAACCCTCCCCGGCGCCAACCCCTACCCCACCAGCTGAAGAGTTGGAAGAAACATGGGAGGAGAAGGAGGACAAGCTGGACACAGAAAATATTGAGCCTGATGCGTCAAAACCTGTGGAACAGAAATATCAATATAAAGAAG AGCAATGGAAGCCCATCAACCCAGAAGAGAAGAAACGATATGATCGAGAGTTCCTGCTTGGCTTCCAGTTCATTAGTGCAAGCATGCACAAGCCAGAGGGTTTGCCGCACATCAGCGATGTTGTCTTGGACAAG GCAAATAAAACCCCTTTGCGGCCGCTGGATCCCAGGAGTCTGATGAACTGTGGGCCCGATTTCACACCTTCATATGCTAACTTAGGTAGACAGTCATCCGGAGGAGGAGGGCGAGGACCG cacTCTTCTCAGTCTGCACGACGCCCTCAGCCGGGTCGAGGCAAAGACCAAATCAATCGCAACCCCAAGATCATCACCAGCGTGTCTATTAAAGACAATGTGGAACTCAACCAGGCTGAGAACGCTTGGACGCCTTCGGTCAAGAAGCAAGCCCGAAGCCGTGGAgtagaggaggaggaagatgaCGCTGAGGCTGCAAAAACACAAGAGCTGTTCCGCCGCGTGCGCAGTGTCCTTAACAAGCTCACGCCGCAGATGTTCCAGCAACTGATGAAGCAGGTGACGGAGCTCAGCATAGACACAGAAGAGAGGCTCAAGGGTGTCATTGACCTCATCTTTGAGAAAGCCATCTCTGAACCCAACTTCTCTGTAGCTTATGCCAACATGTGCCGCTGCCTTATGGGG CTTAAAGTCCCCACTTCAGACAAACCGGGAGTCACTGTGAATTTCCGTAAACTACTGCTCAATCGTTGTCAAAAAGAGTTTGAAAAGGACAAGGATGATGACGTGATCTTTGAGCAAAAACAGAAGGAGCTGGATGCTTCCACGGAG gAAGAGGAGCGTCAGCGCCTAAATGAGGAGCTGGTAGAAGCCAAGGACAAGGCACGTAGGCGGTCGCTCGGAAATATCAAGTTCATCGGAGAGTTGTTCAAGCTGAAAATGCTGACAGAGCCCATCATGCATGACTGCATTGTCAAGCTCTTGAAGAACCATGATGAGGAGAGCTTAGAGTGCCTTTGCCGGCTGCTGTCCACCATTGGCAAAGACCTAGACTTTGAGAAGGCCAAG CCTCGTATGGATCAGTACTTCCACCAGATGGAGAAGATCATTAAAGAGAGGAAGACGTCTTCTAGAATCCGCTTCATGCTACAGGATGTATTAGACCTCCGAAAG AACAACTGGGTGCCCAGGAGAGGAGATCTGGGTCCCAAGACCATTGATCAGATCCACAAAGAAGCTGAGTTGGAAGAACACAGAGAGCAAATCAAAGTCCAACAACAGCTGCTTTCCAAGAAAGACTCTAGTCAGGGTCGAGGGGGCCGTGGTGGGCCGCACTCCTCTGGGGGCCGCGGTAGCCAGACCCAAGATGAGGGCTGGAACATTGTGCCTATTTCTACTAAGAACAGACCGATTGACACCAGCCGCCTCAGTAAAATTACTAAG CCTGGAGATTTCAGCAACCAGCTGCTGGCCCCAGGAGGAAAGGGTTCATGGGGTAGCTGGGGCAAAGGGAGCAGTGGAGGCACAGGAGCCAAGTCCACTGGAGAGCAAG ACCAGGGGAGACCTGCCACTAGCACACTCAACCGCTTCTCTGCATTGCAGCAGTCTGGACAATCTtcttcatcctcatcctcaCTTGACTCTGATCGTAGAGTGCCTCAAAG AAACAGCTCCAGTAGGGACCGTGGTGACAGAGATCGCAATGACCGAGACAGAGATCGCAATGACCGAGACAGAGATCGCTTTGACCGATTTGATAGCAGGCGGGAAGATCGGGACCGAGGCCTAGACAGACCCCGTCAGGCCATCACCAAACGCAGCTTCAGCCGTGAAAATGAAGAACGCAGAGGAGGTGACAGCCGCGGACCTCCGGATTCTGTACGCCGCGTGTCCAGCATGACAGAGAACCGCGACCGAGGCAGTCGTGAGCGCGATAGAAGCAAAGACACAG TGAAGCCTGTGTCGGCTCCTGTTCCACCACCTCCTGCTCCAGCCAAACCTGCCATGAGTGAGGAAGAGCTGGACAAGAAGTCCAAATCCATAATTGAAGAGTATCTCCACATCAATGACATGAAG GAGGCAGTGCAGTGTGTGCAGGAGCTGAACAGCGCCTCTCTTCTCTTCGTGTTTGTACGGAACGGTGTGGAGTCCACGCTGGAGCGCAGCACCATCGCTAGAGAGCATGTGGGCCTGTTGTTTCAGAAGCTTGTTAGTGCTAGAATACTACTACCTGAGCAGTACTACAAGGG ACTTCAGGAGATTCTGGAGATAGCAGATGATATGGCCATTGACATTCCTCACATTTGGCTCTACTTGGCTGAGATCATCACACCCATGTTGCAAGAGGGTGGCATTCCCATGGGCCAGCTTTTCAG TGAAGTGTCCAAACCTCTACTGCCAATGGGCAAAGCAGCAATCTTGCTTGTTGACATACTTAACCTTCTCTGCAAAGGGCTG AGTCACAAAAAGGCTGGAGCGATGTGGTTGGAGGCAGGACTCAGGTGGAAAGACTTTCTGCCTGAAGATGAGGATGTCAATAAGTTTGTTACAGAGCAG AAAATGGAGTTCACTCTGGGTGAGGAATCTGAGAAGCCCAGTAAGAAAGAACTGACTGCTGAGGAGCTGAGTAAACATTTGGACAGGTTGTTACAGGAAAAAGCCAACAACCAGAGGATCTATGACTGGGTagag GCCAACCTAGATGAGCAGAAGATGAGCTCCAATCAGTTTGTGCGGGCCTTGATGACATCTGTGTGTCAGTCTGCCGTTATAT GTGAGAACCCCTACAAGGTGGATGTAGAGCAGATTAACCAAAGGGCCAAGCTGCTGCAGAAGTACCTCTCTGATGAAATGAAGGAGCTGCAGGCACTCTACGCTCTCCAGGCTCTCATGGTGCAGATGGAGCAGCCGGCCA ATTTACTGCGTATGTTTTTCGACGCGCTGTACGATGAGGACGTGATCAAAGAGGAAGCCTTCTACAAATGGGAGTCCAGCAAAGACCCGGCGGAGCAGCTGGGAAAGGGTGTGGCCCTGAAGTCTGTCACTGCCTTCTTCACTTGGTTACGGGAGGCTGAGTCCGAATCTGACAACAGCTAA
- the eif4g1a gene encoding eukaryotic translation initiation factor 4 gamma 1a isoform X5: MNKPPQPITGPPAVPHPAQSPGLTQGAYPPGQPPSVVFPGPSPQMNTAPQPRQPYYANRPNMQGSAPRVPPSNTPRSVAPTHVYQPTSQVMMIPQQQLPFANSQGHTFFLHGQYRPPYMPPTQQYSVSSGTAGFYAGSSPAEYGTYDPSLAGRERRGGGGRGAGRENGRLSLHGAPLTSQRYPAAAYYPATQQYPASVPATPVMMNPAQQQPAPPPQQAPPQQSAPVKPRERKQIRIRDPNQGGRDITEEIMSGGRTTSTPTPPQTVGLEAGGPVQTNGESVPSVAVRADDQGKSLAPPAAVSTPPPSKTPEQAPAAPSAADSKPVSEVRPVSPLSKIPIPPAEEPALSPALPPSPSPSPSPSPPPANNPQPSEPQTSDSVDAPVLPDAPVQQKEPVDTSPLEEPTFTGVAKEEPEVAKEKELEPVAETEAVSDSSPAAITSIPVETSPAVANDGDDASGDPIPVTTATPVPEPVIDEPKEQPLLNGLPQDSAEAPDVKPESSTNPVAEQAVPQVQQSCLTAVKAPVEETEKEKVEEMPAPVAVCPVEETTMQAAVTTVPKKKKKIKDLNNKGFGDVLDAFKEPEEKKPAPEPEVAQKEPSPAPTPTPPAEELEETWEEKEDKLDTENIEPDASKPVEQKYQYKEEQWKPINPEEKKRYDREFLLGFQFISASMHKPEGLPHISDVVLDKANKTPLRPLDPRSLMNCGPDFTPSYANLGRQSSGGGGRGPHSSQSARRPQPGRGKDQINRNPKIITSVSIKDNVELNQAENAWTPSVKKQARSRGVEEEEDDAEAAKTQELFRRVRSVLNKLTPQMFQQLMKQVTELSIDTEERLKGVIDLIFEKAISEPNFSVAYANMCRCLMGLKVPTSDKPGVTVNFRKLLLNRCQKEFEKDKDDDVIFEQKQKELDASTEEEERQRLNEELVEAKDKARRRSLGNIKFIGELFKLKMLTEPIMHDCIVKLLKNHDEESLECLCRLLSTIGKDLDFEKAKPRMDQYFHQMEKIIKERKTSSRIRFMLQDVLDLRKNNWVPRRGDLGPKTIDQIHKEAELEEHREQIKVQQQLLSKKDSSQGRGGRGGPHSSGGRGSQTQDEGWNIVPISTKNRPIDTSRLSKITKPGDFSNQLLAPGGKGSWGSWGKGSSGGTGAKSTGEQDQGRPATSTLNRFSALQQSGQSSSSSSSLDSDRRVPQRNSSSRDRGDRDRNDRDRDRNDRDRDRFDRFDSRREDRDRGLDRPRQAITKRSFSRENEERRGGDSRGPPDSVRRVSSMTENRDRGSRERDRSKDTVKPVSAPVPPPPAPAKPAMSEEELDKKSKSIIEEYLHINDMKEAVQCVQELNSASLLFVFVRNGVESTLERSTIAREHVGLLFQKLVSARILLPEQYYKGLQEILEIADDMAIDIPHIWLYLAEIITPMLQEGGIPMGQLFSEVSKPLLPMGKAAILLVDILNLLCKGLSHKKAGAMWLEAGLRWKDFLPEDEDVNKFVTEQKMEFTLGEESEKPSKKELTAEELSKHLDRLLQEKANNQRIYDWVEANLDEQKMSSNQFVRALMTSVCQSAVICENPYKVDVEQINQRAKLLQKYLSDEMKELQALYALQALMVQMEQPANLLRMFFDALYDEDVIKEEAFYKWESSKDPAEQLGKGVALKSVTAFFTWLREAESESDNS; this comes from the exons ATCCCTCTCTGGCAGGGAGGGAGAGGCGGGGGGGTGGGGGGAGAGGTGCGGGCAGAGAGAACGGACGTCTCTCGCTGCACGGAGCTCCTCTCACCTCCCAGCGCTATCCTG CGGCTGCCTATTACCCTGCGACACAGCAGTACCCAGCGTCAGTCCCCGCCACGCCTGTCATGATGAATCCCGCTCAGCAGCAACCGGCTCCGCCTCCACAGCAAGCTCCGCCTCAGCAGTCGGCACCAGTCAAACCGAGAGAGCGCAAACAG ATCAGAATACGTGACCCCAACCAGGGAGGACGTGACATCACAGAGGAGATTATGTCTGGAGGGAGAACGACCTCCACACCCACTCCTCCGCAG ACTGTTGGTCTAGAGGCGGGAGGTCCTGTCCAGACCAATGGTGAAAGTGTTCCGTCTGTTGCTGTTAGAGCTG ATGATCAAGGAAAGTCCTTGGCTCCTCCTGCAGCTGTGTCCACCCCTCCTCCATCAAAGACACCAGAGCAAGCCCCCGCTGCACCTTCAGCCGCCGACTCTAAACCTGTGTCGGAGGTCAGACCTGTTTCACCTTTGAGCAAGATTCCCATTCCTCCAGCAGAGGAACCTGCGCTATCCCCCGCACTCCCACCTTCTCCTTCTCCTTCTccttctccttctcctcctcccgCAAACAATCCCCAACCTTCAGAGCCTCAAACTAGCGACAGTGTGGATGCTCCAGTGCTCCCTGATGCCCCTGTCCAACAGAAGGAGCCCGTGGACACTTCCCCTCTTGAGGAGCCAACTTTTACTGGGGTTGCAAAAGAGGAGCCCGAGGTAGCCAAGGAGAAAGAGTTAGAACCTGTAGCTGAAACAGAGGCCGTATCTGACTCTAGCCCGGCTGCCATCACCTCCATCCCCGTGGAGACTTCTCCTGCTGTAGCTAATGACGGTGATGATGCTTCTGGGGACCCCATCCCTGTAACCACGGCAACACCCGTTCCAGAACCGGTCATTGATGAGCCAAAGGAACAGCCTTTGCTTAACGGTTTGCCTCAGGATTCTGCAGAGGCTCCAGATGTGAAGCCAGAGAGCTCCACTAATCCAGTTGCTGAACAAGCAGTTCCTCAGGTCCAGCAGAGCTGCCTTACGGCTGTGAAAGCACCTGTGGAGGAAACAGAAAAGGAGAAAGTAGAGGAGATGCCCGCCCCTGTAGCAGTCTGCCCTGTTGAGGAAACGACTATGCAAG CTGCCGTGACAACAGTgccaaagaagaaaaagaagatcAAGGATCTGAATAACAAAGGTTTTGGAGATGTCCTAGATGCCTTCAAAGAG CCAGAGGAGAAAAAGCCTGCTCCTGAGCCAGAGGTTGCTCAGAAAGAACCCTCCCCGGCGCCAACCCCTACCCCACCAGCTGAAGAGTTGGAAGAAACATGGGAGGAGAAGGAGGACAAGCTGGACACAGAAAATATTGAGCCTGATGCGTCAAAACCTGTGGAACAGAAATATCAATATAAAGAAG AGCAATGGAAGCCCATCAACCCAGAAGAGAAGAAACGATATGATCGAGAGTTCCTGCTTGGCTTCCAGTTCATTAGTGCAAGCATGCACAAGCCAGAGGGTTTGCCGCACATCAGCGATGTTGTCTTGGACAAG GCAAATAAAACCCCTTTGCGGCCGCTGGATCCCAGGAGTCTGATGAACTGTGGGCCCGATTTCACACCTTCATATGCTAACTTAGGTAGACAGTCATCCGGAGGAGGAGGGCGAGGACCG cacTCTTCTCAGTCTGCACGACGCCCTCAGCCGGGTCGAGGCAAAGACCAAATCAATCGCAACCCCAAGATCATCACCAGCGTGTCTATTAAAGACAATGTGGAACTCAACCAGGCTGAGAACGCTTGGACGCCTTCGGTCAAGAAGCAAGCCCGAAGCCGTGGAgtagaggaggaggaagatgaCGCTGAGGCTGCAAAAACACAAGAGCTGTTCCGCCGCGTGCGCAGTGTCCTTAACAAGCTCACGCCGCAGATGTTCCAGCAACTGATGAAGCAGGTGACGGAGCTCAGCATAGACACAGAAGAGAGGCTCAAGGGTGTCATTGACCTCATCTTTGAGAAAGCCATCTCTGAACCCAACTTCTCTGTAGCTTATGCCAACATGTGCCGCTGCCTTATGGGG CTTAAAGTCCCCACTTCAGACAAACCGGGAGTCACTGTGAATTTCCGTAAACTACTGCTCAATCGTTGTCAAAAAGAGTTTGAAAAGGACAAGGATGATGACGTGATCTTTGAGCAAAAACAGAAGGAGCTGGATGCTTCCACGGAG gAAGAGGAGCGTCAGCGCCTAAATGAGGAGCTGGTAGAAGCCAAGGACAAGGCACGTAGGCGGTCGCTCGGAAATATCAAGTTCATCGGAGAGTTGTTCAAGCTGAAAATGCTGACAGAGCCCATCATGCATGACTGCATTGTCAAGCTCTTGAAGAACCATGATGAGGAGAGCTTAGAGTGCCTTTGCCGGCTGCTGTCCACCATTGGCAAAGACCTAGACTTTGAGAAGGCCAAG CCTCGTATGGATCAGTACTTCCACCAGATGGAGAAGATCATTAAAGAGAGGAAGACGTCTTCTAGAATCCGCTTCATGCTACAGGATGTATTAGACCTCCGAAAG AACAACTGGGTGCCCAGGAGAGGAGATCTGGGTCCCAAGACCATTGATCAGATCCACAAAGAAGCTGAGTTGGAAGAACACAGAGAGCAAATCAAAGTCCAACAACAGCTGCTTTCCAAGAAAGACTCTAGTCAGGGTCGAGGGGGCCGTGGTGGGCCGCACTCCTCTGGGGGCCGCGGTAGCCAGACCCAAGATGAGGGCTGGAACATTGTGCCTATTTCTACTAAGAACAGACCGATTGACACCAGCCGCCTCAGTAAAATTACTAAG CCTGGAGATTTCAGCAACCAGCTGCTGGCCCCAGGAGGAAAGGGTTCATGGGGTAGCTGGGGCAAAGGGAGCAGTGGAGGCACAGGAGCCAAGTCCACTGGAGAGCAAG ACCAGGGGAGACCTGCCACTAGCACACTCAACCGCTTCTCTGCATTGCAGCAGTCTGGACAATCTtcttcatcctcatcctcaCTTGACTCTGATCGTAGAGTGCCTCAAAG AAACAGCTCCAGTAGGGACCGTGGTGACAGAGATCGCAATGACCGAGACAGAGATCGCAATGACCGAGACAGAGATCGCTTTGACCGATTTGATAGCAGGCGGGAAGATCGGGACCGAGGCCTAGACAGACCCCGTCAGGCCATCACCAAACGCAGCTTCAGCCGTGAAAATGAAGAACGCAGAGGAGGTGACAGCCGCGGACCTCCGGATTCTGTACGCCGCGTGTCCAGCATGACAGAGAACCGCGACCGAGGCAGTCGTGAGCGCGATAGAAGCAAAGACACAG TGAAGCCTGTGTCGGCTCCTGTTCCACCACCTCCTGCTCCAGCCAAACCTGCCATGAGTGAGGAAGAGCTGGACAAGAAGTCCAAATCCATAATTGAAGAGTATCTCCACATCAATGACATGAAG GAGGCAGTGCAGTGTGTGCAGGAGCTGAACAGCGCCTCTCTTCTCTTCGTGTTTGTACGGAACGGTGTGGAGTCCACGCTGGAGCGCAGCACCATCGCTAGAGAGCATGTGGGCCTGTTGTTTCAGAAGCTTGTTAGTGCTAGAATACTACTACCTGAGCAGTACTACAAGGG ACTTCAGGAGATTCTGGAGATAGCAGATGATATGGCCATTGACATTCCTCACATTTGGCTCTACTTGGCTGAGATCATCACACCCATGTTGCAAGAGGGTGGCATTCCCATGGGCCAGCTTTTCAG TGAAGTGTCCAAACCTCTACTGCCAATGGGCAAAGCAGCAATCTTGCTTGTTGACATACTTAACCTTCTCTGCAAAGGGCTG AGTCACAAAAAGGCTGGAGCGATGTGGTTGGAGGCAGGACTCAGGTGGAAAGACTTTCTGCCTGAAGATGAGGATGTCAATAAGTTTGTTACAGAGCAG AAAATGGAGTTCACTCTGGGTGAGGAATCTGAGAAGCCCAGTAAGAAAGAACTGACTGCTGAGGAGCTGAGTAAACATTTGGACAGGTTGTTACAGGAAAAAGCCAACAACCAGAGGATCTATGACTGGGTagag GCCAACCTAGATGAGCAGAAGATGAGCTCCAATCAGTTTGTGCGGGCCTTGATGACATCTGTGTGTCAGTCTGCCGTTATAT GTGAGAACCCCTACAAGGTGGATGTAGAGCAGATTAACCAAAGGGCCAAGCTGCTGCAGAAGTACCTCTCTGATGAAATGAAGGAGCTGCAGGCACTCTACGCTCTCCAGGCTCTCATGGTGCAGATGGAGCAGCCGGCCA ATTTACTGCGTATGTTTTTCGACGCGCTGTACGATGAGGACGTGATCAAAGAGGAAGCCTTCTACAAATGGGAGTCCAGCAAAGACCCGGCGGAGCAGCTGGGAAAGGGTGTGGCCCTGAAGTCTGTCACTGCCTTCTTCACTTGGTTACGGGAGGCTGAGTCCGAATCTGACAACAGCTAA